A stretch of DNA from Halobacillus litoralis:
ATCGTCCAATTCGCCCCAGGGGTATACGGTGCTTTATATTCGAAAAAAATCACCGCTCCCGCTGTCATTACAGGGTTAATCTCGGGTACCGTCGTCAACTACTACTTCCAGCTTGTCGCAGACGCTCCACCATTGGATATTAATCCTGGTATTCTCGGCTTAATCGTTAACGTTGGACTCGTCATCCTGATCAGTGCATTTTCTCAAGGAAAAGAGATGCCCATGGCAGAGGAATATAGAAAAATAGGTTCATAATAAAAAGGACGCTGAGTATATACAGCGTCCTTTTTAATGATTAATCAAGCGTCCACTCTATGAACAGATAAAAGAGAGGGATCCGAAAAGAATAGGAAAGGGTACTTCCTTATATAAACACCCTTATCCAGCCCGTCTCTTTCGGAAAGTCTTCACGAGTCAGTGTTTTCCCTTCAATCCATTGCCTATAGGCTGTCATAGTCCCATCATGCGTAACAACAAAAACACGGTCTTTCCCTTGTTGTTTACACCAGTGAATCAGTGCAGAAGCCACATCCCCAAAATCCTCTTCAGGGATTTCGTTAATCCCCTCTCCCCAACGTCTATCAATCAAGTGAAAGTCCGGAAATTCAGCAGACACCTGATTTTCACCTAATGTCTGATCGCAAGGTAGAGTTCTCCATTCCTTCTTCTGGGGAAACATCCGAGGACCAACGGCAATAGACACAACTCTCCTGCATGGAATACCTTCACTCCAGCGCTCAGCCGTTTGTAAAGTTCTTACCGTCGGGCTGGCGATAAGTAGATCATCAGAGGACAATGGCCATGTTTGTTGTAATTCCCTTGCTTGGCTTTCTCCGTGTATGGTTAATGCCGGGTGGAGGATATGTAATCCATCTGGCTTTTTTGTATGTACCCCTTCCCCATGACGCACAAATATAAGCTCCATGATTACCCTCCTTTTAGAATACTTTCAATTCAAGTTTTCTTACATAGCTAAGGATTGTATATACAAAAAAAGTACATCCAAGCACCCCCGATGATAAAAGCGGTAACCAAAAGCTCCTCTCCCCTTTCTAATGAGGAAGTAACCAGGACCAAACCACTTAACCTTAGACCTATGAGCGTATAATAGGAAAAGCTTTGCCACCATTTCCGCCTATGCCGCGCCCGGT
This window harbors:
- a CDS encoding histidine phosphatase family protein, which codes for MELIFVRHGEGVHTKKPDGLHILHPALTIHGESQARELQQTWPLSSDDLLIASPTVRTLQTAERWSEGIPCRRVVSIAVGPRMFPQKKEWRTLPCDQTLGENQVSAEFPDFHLIDRRWGEGINEIPEEDFGDVASALIHWCKQQGKDRVFVVTHDGTMTAYRQWIEGKTLTREDFPKETGWIRVFI